ggggatgttgtgaatcttaaacaaaacaacaacactgcaaaggagacgaaaggtgttgggtactagactgccgagcggcacaccgaaataattacaaacatctaggatgaaaggatgtacagggaaccgcagaccggcggtaaattggtcgcgaaagacacagaaggctccgcgcggcggcctgtgcggccgagcggaaggaccggccaacagaagttcaaaatcttcggggatttcgaaattgtctgtcaggatatcaaaatcacgctggtcgaatcaggactgcatggtggtgtaccatgggccgagagacTGGTCTTCGGGGTGCGAAGAACTAGCCATTGACCGAGCGAAGGAGGCCAGGAAAAAGGACAGAAACAAGAAGACATCGCCGGAACAGTATCCAGGAGCAAAAACGGAAGAAAGAAATGTAAAGAGCACTGGAAACAAGAAAGGAAGGGGGAGAAGCTTACGAAAAAGAAAGAAGGAGCAGAAAGAAGGCACCGGAGGTCGTCGGAAAGCAGAAGAggaatcgccggagctccaaagcgctggGGGTAGGGGTTGAAGTCGCGGAggtagagaagagaaagagaagaaaacgaagaatttatagggtggaggccgggcggcctccaccgtcggatccaggtcacgggaatcaaagcgtgcatcgtgccgtccatttcaaatcgcttcgatcacatcaaaacaccatgccaccgccgccgtacgctgatggcagtgcgccacgtggcattcgaccattcggagcatttaatgaaagcatgctcaaccttaatgtcgaagattggcgcacatcacgaggagatccggtgaatgctATTGTTAATTCGCTTAAGGCCATCTCTGCGGTTAGCCGATCGGAGGATAGTAGCACGGAGGAGCCGCCCGGCTAgattcgcagtccagtcagtcggaccattcgcctccttcgactagacttgaaagggaggcaagtgatccggtggtaagaaccgGGGACCCCGTCCGgtaaagtcaacgccacgtggaagtcaaagtggcagatatccgtccggagagggatggggTCGACCGGCTGCCCGGCGGTGTTaacgtccggagagggatgggtccgaccGGCAGGCCAACCGCGCCGGTGGTTGATAATTCAAGGTGCCCTGTtggaagtcagggttccggcgtcAGTGGACAAGAGCGGAAGGCCGAGCGGACGGCATGCTCGGCCAAAGCCAccaggtaacatactgctaacagtctccgcAAAGCACATGattgagaatctccccaagtaaacaaccatatacgtccggccggatgtcgcTGAAGTTGGCCGGACGGACGACGTATCTGGAGTGaaggggaaaaagacaaggggcaccccctttttctgacagcaagtatgtttcacgtgtagaccatacttcaaatcttatgacagggggttctgctgtcccatcagggacatgcttggactgtagcagtatggcgtcaggtaagctttctgacaaatacataccgaggcatgggctgcggacacgtatgcgcctcggtggatgtgcaggagctctttcaccgctctatatatagagcctcatacttcgtcggaggtacgcgtAAAACACCTTTGGAGTCACCTTTTTCaccacttgcttgcctgacttgagcgtcggagggtcgccgccgggaaccccttcccgacccgacttctgtgcaggtcgccggagcttcgtacgaccagttgaagacccacgtcagcaaccggagagcgccacgtgcccaacgtccgttgagtcagcgttcggacaggatcaaacatCATTCTAGTTATATGAGGATTAAATCCCTCTTGTATTAATAAAGTTTCCTTTTTTGGTAAATCCAACaagtttttcttatttttttgatgCTCTCTCTTCTTGAGTTTCTCCTCCAATCTTCCCTCTTTTAATCCATAGGATAATCACTATCCTTTCCGGCGTCAAACATGAAGCAACCTCTCAAGCCGTGTGGTGCCACAACGGTTTGTTGGCGCAGCGGCGGGGTTAGCAAGAGCACGCAGCGTCTGTtggaaaaataaaacaacaagAAGAACCTTTCTCTGTTTTCAACTTAGATTAGAAGCAATATACCAATAATTATAAGaagaaatgaacaactaataaaaaagaaagaatcaaacagatttgacttggttacaacctaggtggttgttaatctaagacagttgcaaagctctactagaaatatctccttctctgtaggcggagaaacctcttatactCTTTAAAAAGCTCAGAAAATCTCTAGGAAATTATTATAGTAGTTGTTCTAAAGTTGTTATATCTTTCCTAAATCTAGGGGCCCTTTTATAGCTCTTGAAAAATCTTATCTACTACTTGAGAACCCCTCCAAGGGGCTTGGAGGGCGCCTCTAGCGAGgcagcggataaagctttatccgcttCCAAACAGCTATAAAGACTGGGTCAATGgcaccctccataagcatggagggcgcctccgatACCTTATGGAGGACGCCTCCTATAcatcattgagggcgcctcctatGCCTCATGAAGGGCGCCCTCCACCTGCAGCGTATAAATAGCTCCAACCTTCATTTGGATCTTCCGctgctccgttcgcttgggtgattgcggccaactgaaatagggctcacccgaacccaattttcggacttctcctcgagcaggcttccgctccggcttctcgtccctcgaacgtcatgtacgttcttctcgttcaccggtgtactcttccacagctcttttgtccctcagatgcactgaacCCGTCAGCTCctttcccatgtcgtccttctcgctagctacgtcttctgctcaacttcctgtgctcttaaactcctgcacgcttagacacagggatcaaaaccaaacaggacgtaacttaacttggttgatcacatcaaaacaatcacggggtccaacatggtTCAAATGGGTTGGATTGCCAAACACCCTAACTTGGTCTTTTAGAGTTTGTTTTGttagtttcattttttttagagttttatgttatttatgtggcaaaaggcgattcgcacGCCCTCAACACCCTCGTCAaaccgtccctaggccaacactgATGATCTAAATCATGGATGGttacttgccattaatgcaatgACCAAGACATGGGAGAAGACATGCTAAGACGCGCTGAGTTTAGACCCCATGACTTAATGTGGTAGCACCTCATATCTTAACCATCGCATCGCCCTGAGGTATGCTCGGACGCACCGAGTGTTTATGCTATTTAAACACTTGTTTGAGTTGATATTAGGGTGATTATTTTTTGTTTAATAAAGTTTCTTTTCGTATAAACTTAGAGGTGGTTCCTCTACGTTTTATCGAAGTTTCTTCCTCCTACTTCTTTCTCCGCAATCCCTCTGAGGAAACTCTCTCATAAAATAATCACTATTTTGTGCTCGGCGTCAAGAATACAAAATGTATTTTGGTCTTATATTAAAGAGAAATATTAAAGGTGTTTTGAAGCTAATGAAGTGGAAAATCATTGTTattaattatgtatgatatgaaattttttaaaatatctgtGTGAATACAAAACTTGGGAGATCACTACAAATAATTGAAACAAATTTGCTTACACCAAAccaatttattttgaaatttaaatgagaaagcaagtaaaaaaacattttgcaaagataataaaaaataatcttaaaaagaAAATAGCATTCAAGAGCGACTTAAAGTGAAAATACTTTTGCAGAGTAATTCACATGAgataaaattatttagaaaactAGGCAATACACATAAATATAGAGACTAGAAGTTACAAACACAAACACACTTATGAAGACTAGAACAATAGGCAAACAAACACACATAATCAAAATAGCAACACCATTTGCGCCAAATTCCTATTACAACCAACCTTGTATATTGCTCCATCCAGTGAGTTTGCTCTCTATATTGAAAGTACTATTGGAATCAGCATGGGTAACATTTGACAACCCATCGAGCAAGCTCTCCATTTCATCAGCATTCTGTTGTACTACGAACGGGTGTTGCTTAAGAGTTCTTAATCCGTTTAGCTCCTCAGCCACTTCCTtcatagttggtctatcttctcCTTTCAACTTTAAACATTCCTTAATAAGTATAGTAAGTTCTTGAATAAATTCTATATTAGCTTCCAATTTCACTTGATTGTGTAAGATCTCTGAAAACCTATTCTGATTCTCCAACATAGTAAAAGTCGACACCAAACtcctttgttcttcagattcttCAAAATTAATAGCCTTCTTACCTGTAAATAGCTCCAAGAGAACCACACCAAAGCTATAAACATCACTTTTATTAGTCAAGGCATATGTCATCAAGCACTCTGGATCAATATAACCATGAGTGAATTGCAACAACGTAGCAAATTGTTTCTCCCCCTTGGGAATtagctttgaagctccaaagtcTGAAATTTTTACTGTGTTATCCATATCTAAAAGTATATTAGACGATTTCACATCTCCATGAATGATTTGAGGTGAAGCTTTTGAGTGCAAGTAGTCCAAAGCATCAGCTGACTCATATGCAATCCGTAGTCGAGTATCCAAGGAAGCTGGAACTCGATTCTCACTTTCATGAATTAGATGAAACAAGGTTCCATTCGGGACAAACTCATAGACCAATAATGGCATCTCCATCTCCAAACAACAACCCAAGAGCTTGACTATGTTGACATGGTTAACATCTGATAGAATAAGTGTCTCTGTTCCAAATTGTTTTTTTAAGTCCTCATTGATAATCTTAGGTTTCTTTATGGCAACATCTTGGTTTTCCAAAACTCCTTTATACACAACTCCATTTCCTCCTCTCCCAATAATATTTTTGTCATCAAAATGATTTGTTGCCTTCTCTAATTCTTTGCTTCCAAATATCTTAAATTTGTTGAAAGCATTTTCTGACTTCATCTTTTCCTCTAATTCATAGCCTCCATGTTGtttgaaatattttcttttcatcTCTTCTAGTTTTCTTCTTTGATAGACTATATAGAGACACATAGTGCATAGTAACAAAATAATTACACCACTGCAACCTGCAAGGTTCATACATACATGTCATCGTTAGGTTATGAGTTTTTGTGTTAGGTTTTGATGATTTAATTGCTAAATTTATGTACGTATTAGCCTAACTATGCCTAATCGTGCAAATTTTTCATAAAACACTATAAGATGTTAATGATTAGAATAATATATTTAAAGATCTTGCGTATTAGTCCTATGGAGTAATACAATTCGGGTCAATGATGCTGAAAGGTCAAGCAATGGATGTGTGTAAGATTTTTCTATTTGGGATGACTCTTCACCTATGTTTTTCGTTGGAAATATCATATCCTTTGATGTTTTATTGCGACAGGTAACTCTCTCTTAACCATCAAGAGAAACATATGGTAAAAAATGATTCATTCGCCTCTAATATCTCCATCAATCTATCTCtatgccaacacggaggaggtaaattacggatgGTTACTAACCATTAGTGTAAGTGGCCAAGGTATGGGGAAGGACATGTTCAGACGCGCTAAGTTTTGATcctaagacctcatgtggcaacacccaaTGTCTTAGCCACCGCACCGCCTCACCCCGAGAGGACTAACTATCAAGTGAAACATGTGGCAAAGGCGATTCGCtcaccccagcgcccccgccaacccatccctaaactaacacggaggaagtaaatcatgggtgactactagccattagtgcaagtggtcaagacatgggggaggacATGCTCGGACttgccgagtttcgaccccaagacttcATGTGATAATATCCCATATCTCAACCACCATACCGCCCTAAAAGGACAATCATTAAGTGAAACATTGTGgcaaaaaggtgaatacgctcgcccccagcgccccggCCAACTCGTCCCaaggctaacacggaggaggtaaatcacggacggctactagcctttggaatagtgactagcacataagtgAAACATTGTGACAAAAAGATGAATACACTCGTCCCAGCGCTTCCGCTAATCCGTCAGCACATAAGTGAAACATGGACCAAGAGATGAATTCATTAAAGAAGATGATACTTGTGATTTTGATCAATTGACAAAAGGAAAACCCTAAAGAAGTAATATTAGCTCAGCCCAAAAATTAGATGGCAATAAACTAGCCAAAAAGAAAATAGTTAGCAATTTAGGGATTCAACCAAACTAAGGGGATTGACTTCCCTAAGATCTTATATTAGGTAAATGGATCAATTGAATAATAATATTACGCGACTATCTTGAAGAATATGCCTTTCCATTGCAATTCATAGAGGAGGAGATTTGCTCGTGCTTGAGCTTGAGTGACTTAAAATAATAAGTGAATGCTTAGGGTAAAATTTAGGATTGGAAAAGGGAAAGATAAATAATCTCTCAAGAGAAGCTTCTTACCTATAGCCACCTTCACTGCTAAGGGAAGATCAGGGATGCATGTTCCATGGTAAGCGTCGCCGTGCGTGCCTTTGGGACAGTGGCAACTATAATTACCAGGCAGGTTCTGGCAAATGCCATCTGAGCATGGATTTGATTGCAGATTGCATTCATTGATGTCTAAAATGGAAGTGCAAACATTAGGCAGCATAGTAGCAATTGAAAGCAGctagaataattaattaaattgattggtATATATAGACAGACCTTGGCATCCGTTGGAGACGTATGGATTGCCTTGGTATCCTGTCGAACAGTTGCAGAGATAACCAGGGCCATTGGTGGAGTTGACACACACGCTGTTATTGCTGATGCAGGCATAAGAGGTAATTAGGTTGCGCTTAGCTACTACCTCACAGGTCTCATTTCCAATGGCCCAGTCCATCACTACCGGCACCCTGCCATTGTTATTCATTTGCATCAATTGGTTCGTGGTGATGTAAGACGTTTGGAACCGGAACCACTCGGCCTCCAACAAGGCGGCGTAGCTGCATGTGTCAAACCCCCGAGTATCCGAGTTGTTGAAATTCTCATCAAACGAGACTCTATAGTATTTGAGATTCTTGGGTATGGAAGTCTGGCAGCAACCCATGCCGGAGCAGGAGTCATTGACGATGCTCTGTTTATCCCGGCACATGGACACACAGCCACTCTGGTAGCTAATATTGCTCCCGTGGTAGTCGAGTATGTAGACAAGGGTCTCGCAGCCGATGACAGTGAACTTGTTGCGGAGATTAGAGAACCTATATGAGGTGTCTCTCATATCCAACGACCAGTCTTTGTATGTGACATTGTTGTAAGTTGAATTGTAGCACGCAGAGGATACGGGGTGGAGCAAGCGCACTTGGCCCATCACCAACGAAATATTGAGGACCTCAACATTGCCAAAGAATGGCTTCTTGATGCCACTTTCCATGGTGTTGCAGGTTAGATTGAAACCTCCTCCCAAGGAACAGTTAGCGCCGATGCCAGTTTCGGTACTGTTGCAGATACAATCTTGGCCTTCCCCGAAGCAGTTAGCGCCGATGGCGCCGATGCCGAAGGGGTAAGGGATCTCCACGTCGCCACATTTCTTTAAGCATCTGTTATCAGGCGCAGCAGATGCAACTGCAAGTAGTAAAAGCATTTGGGAGAGGAGCAGAGACATGGATAGTCGTACCGCTGCAGCTGAATGCAGTAGTTGATTGATAAGCCAATACCTTCCTCACTATATATATAACATGCTTTAGGTGTACAATACCGTTGTATGTTAGACCCAATCAACTTTGTCAGACTGTTGGTcgttttctgttatcttttgaATTGGTCTAACTAATCTATCACTTTGTCAGACTTACGGCTCATATGATTGTAACTACTAACTAGATTGACTTTGTCGCATTGGGCCTTAAACATGGTGGCAACATTAACGGTCTACCTCAATTATTATTATCCAATTCTATCCCTGACCGAGCATCTCAATTGATCGATCAACTAACCATCCTCGTAGAATTTCGTACGTACCATAAGTTACTGGACTGCGACAGGCTAAAGCCCTGGCCTCTTTGCCACAGGCAAGAGTTGCAGATCGCTTTGGAGTTATGACGGCTTTAACTATTTTGAATGAGCCATCAGTGACTGGATGCGACATGCCTCTGCCCTTGGCCGCTTTGCCACAGGCTAGAGTTGTAGATGGCTAATCAACTTTTTACGACTTTAATTAGGGGCCTAATAAATCGACTCACCGATGTGATACATAGATAAGTCCAAGTCAACGTAGGTTCTTGCATCCGAAttcataaaatataattaaaaaaatctcaACTCATCCTTTTAATATATTGTTTCAGAAATTCCACAGAGATATTTTCTAGTTGATGATGTGAATGAATAAtattaatcctaattaatttgGGATGATAATAGTTAGGGCTAGCATTTGTGGATATCCGATCCATTTAAATCTGGTTTGAACATTAATGATTCACAAATACTTATGAGTATTTAAATAAATTCAAGAAGTATAAACATTTAGTAAGTATAAATGTTACAAATGCTGATCcgtaaaattaaatcttttatatATCCTTGCATATTTATTCATTTACAATTTTAATATCCTTATGAATGTCCTAATAATTGATCACTAGCTATTATTGTGGAGACCCAATCAATATTTTTCTGACTAGTTCGTCGTCTTGAATTAGAATTGGTCTAACTAATCTTATTACAATGCTTGTGGCTCATATGACTGTAACCCCTCATCTTGCTCCTCACAACTAAATTTTTAGGAGTGCATCACCTTTTGCCACTAGCTTGACCTGGTCACATTTGCACCTTAATCATTGTCACACCAACAGTCTATCTCAGTTATCGTCAATCTCTATCCCAGACACATCAATCAATTAACTATCCTTACTCAGTCAACCTTGCCGCTCACCCAACTTAGCCACAGCACCACCTGACCTCACCGCACCACGGAGAGGCAAACAAGAGACTTCACCTGGTCCCAGATGGAAACAGTTTGACATTCTCTTGGCTAAGCAAAAAAGAAATCTATTGCACGCTAGTTTTGATTTCTTTCATAAAAATTTTCAACACAACAGATGTATCCTTTCACTTACAGTAAAATAGTATAGAATTTTCTTGTTTCTATATCTCACAGCATGGGCATTAAGCAATTGTACTTTTGGAGAAACACTTTCGGTACAATATCTTTACCTTAGCTTGCATATTCAATTATAATTGCATGCCTCCACGTTCACTGAAATACCTTCTCTTGGACCGGATAAGTTTTCTCCTCAGATAAATTTTCATAATGGTTCATCCAAAAACAAGGCCAAGTGGCAGCATTTAACTCTTTCAATGATGGGAACCATGCTGCGCATTAGAAGTCTAACATGATAAACAAACATTATTTTATAATATGATTTTACTGGTTTATACGATTGATATATTACATAATCTATTACCTGTATCTCTTTGAAAAGCAAGTCTAACATTTGTTCTTGATTATGTTGCTGtactaattttgttttaaaaaataatgcaaATACTTGATACAAAAAACTATCAGTACACCCATGCTCCCTGTAGATATAATGAACTAGAAGCAGGCAGCAGTAATAGATGCATATTGGATTTATTTTCTCATACAGATTTACAAAAGAATTATTGAAAAATGAAGCCCTTTTTAATTCAATGAGATTAATCTCCATGGCCATGTCATTGTCAAACGATGATGTTTGTGGTCGCAACGCTATGGCCTGAAGGTCACAGGAC
The genomic region above belongs to Zingiber officinale cultivar Zhangliang chromosome 11A, Zo_v1.1, whole genome shotgun sequence and contains:
- the LOC122031679 gene encoding wall-associated receptor kinase 2-like, translated to MSLLLSQMLLLLAVASAAPDNRCLKKCGDVEIPYPFGIGAIGANCFGEGQDCICNSTETGIGANCSLGGGFNLTCNTMESGIKKPFFGNVEVLNISLVMGQVRLLHPVSSACYNSTYNNVTYKDWSLDMRDTSYRFSNLRNKFTVIGCETLVYILDYHGSNISYQSGCVSMCRDKQSIVNDSCSGMGCCQTSIPKNLKYYRVSFDENFNNSDTRGFDTCSYAALLEAEWFRFQTSYITTNQLMQMNNNGRVPVVMDWAIGNETCEVVAKRNLITSYACISNNSVCVNSTNGPGYLCNCSTGYQGNPYVSNGCQDINECNLQSNPCSDGICQNLPGNYSCHCPKGTHGDAYHGTCIPDLPLAVKVAIGCSGVIILLLCTMCLYIVYQRRKLEEMKRKYFKQHGGYELEEKMKSENAFNKFKIFGSKELEKATNHFDDKNIIGRGGNGVVYKGVLENQDVAIKKPKIINEDLKKQFGTETLILSDVNHVNIVKLLGCCLEMEMPLLVYEFVPNGTLFHLIHESENRVPASLDTRLRIAYESADALDYLHSKASPQIIHGDVKSSNILLDMDNTVKISDFGASKLIPKGEKQFATLLQFTHGYIDPECLMTYALTNKSDVYSFGVVLLELFTGKKAINFEESEEQRSLVSTFTMLENQNRFSEILHNQVKLEANIEFIQELTILIKECLKLKGEDRPTMKEVAEELNGLRTLKQHPFVVQQNADEMESLLDGLSNVTHADSNSTFNIESKLTGWSNIQGWL